AAGTCTTCGGCGGTGACTCCACCCCGCAGCGGCCACCGGAGTTCGCAGCGCCGCGCGATCTCGAAGAGACGATCTCCCGTGATCACTTCTGATTTCAGTACCGCGCCAGGCACGCCATCGTCAATGCTGTTAATGCTGTTAATGCTGTTAATGCAGAAGAGGTTACGATGACCGACGCTCGCAAGTTCGATGAGCTGGTGTCCTGGCATGCCAAGCCGGTCGCAGGGGTCGGTATGGGCTGGGATCCGGGTTGGCGTGCCGACGGGGGAGCGTTTGCCCCCAACATCAGCCCCTCGGACCCGTACTGGAACACGGTGTTGGACAAGGCCCAAGCCGCCTATGGCGATCCTGGTATGCGGTTCAACACCTCTGACCCGAGCGCCGACCGCTATCTCGTCTTCAGCGACGGCACGCGGGTACCGACCGATGGCTCGTTGGCCTATCGCGACAACGGCAACACTTACGTGATGAACAGCGATGGCTCGGTGTCGCTCCTCGGTGGCGACGGCAAGGCCGGTCAGCCGTTCTTCCCGGAGTTCCGGCGCAACGAGGCCGGCCAGTATGTGCCGGTCAACGCTCAAGGCCAGCAGGTCGCCCCGCTGGCCTCCTCCTACGTGGACGATCCAGCAACAGGCAAGCGCACCTACTACAACGCCAACGGAGACGTCGTGGGATCTGAGCGGCGGCCCGCCACACCGCCTCCGGGCAGCCAGCCCGGCGTGGCGACCGATGAGCAGCAGTCGGGGCGCACCGCTGACGCGGTACGCAAGCTGCACGACGAGATGAAGGACCGCTACAGCCAACTCAGCGAGGCTGAGGGCAAGTTGACCGAGGCGATGCTGAGCGCCCGGACCACGACCGCTGAGGGCCAGCAGAAGCTCAACGACATCCAGCAGAAGATCGTCGAGGCGGTCAACAACCCGGCGATGTCTCTGGACACTCCGGCGGGCGAGCAGGCGTTCTTGAAGTTCCTGCGCAGTCAGGTCGCCGCGATCGGCGAGGTACTGCAGTCGGGGACTTTGACTGCCGAGGATCAGGCCAAGGCGGCGTCGGCGCTGGCCGCCCTCTACGACATGGACGGCGCCTCCCCGGACACCGGGAGCGAGACTCCCACTGACCCCAACGCCCAACCGGGACCTGCGACTCCGGCTCCTGCGCCCCCGGTCAGCGATCCCGCTCTTGCCGATCCCGCGCTCACGGATGCGGGGCTGGGGCCGATGGAGCCGATGCCCGATCCGATGTTGTCGGATTTGGGGATGGGCGGGCCAATGGGCGCTGACCCGCTGGCGGGGCTGGCCTCCGCGTTGCCGGCCGCGATGGGGGCTTTCCCTCCGGGAGGCGGATTAGGTGGCGGCAGCCCTCTCGATGCTCTCACCGGAGCCGCTGCGCCACTGGCCGGTCTGGCTTCCCAGCTGGGCGAGCAAGCCCGCCGTGAGGAACCCGACCCCAGCGCCGAGTCGGACAAGGAGAAGGACCAAGACGACGAGCTCGACGAGGACAAGGACGAGCACGACCACGCACCCGAGCCCGTGCCCGGGGAAACCCCGTCCACGACGCCGCAATCGGGCACCCCGCCGGAGCCGGTGCCCGCGGGCACGCCCGGGGAGGGCGCCCCACCGGCTGCACCGGGCCCGCCCCCTCCGCCGCCGACGGCAATCACGCTGCCGGACGGCTCGACCGCCAATGCACGCACCCCAGAGCTGGCCCAGGCCGTCAAGGCCCACCTCGACGGCAAGCCACTCGAGGAGGCCTATCGCGAACAGCACCTCGAGCTGCCCCCGCCGGGCACTCCGGTGACCGCTCCGGTCGATCCGTCGCGCCTGTCAGCCGGCATGCTCGCGGTGTTCAACGACCATTACGCGGTCGCGCTGAGCTCGGTGAAGGCGCTCCAAGATGGCCAGGTTGTGCCGGCGTCGATGATTGCCTCCAGCCCGGGCTTCCTGGGCTGGCTCGATCCCAGCGCAGTCGGCGCACCAGCACCCACCCCGGCTCCCACGCCAGTGCCCATCCCACCGGCCTCCCCGGCCACCGACCCGGCTAACCCCGCGCCGCTGGCCAGCGCACCGGTGCCCACCCCCATCGGATAGCGGCTGACGTATGACGCGGCGGCAAAAAATCGCGACAATATCTAGATCGAAGGAGCTATGAGATGACCGACCCGATTCATATCGACCCTCAGGTGATGCGCACCGTCGCCAACCAGCACGACGATGTCGCCGACCAGATCGCGCCCGCCCGTGAGGCCAGCGCCGAGATCCTGGCCGCGGTCAACACCTTCGGCCCGATCATGCACCAGTTCAAGTCGGCGGTGTCGGACTTGATGATCAACCGCGACGCCGCGCTGCTCCACCACGAACACACCCACCGCAGCGCCGCGATCGGGTTGCGCCGCGAAGCGGCCAACTTCGTCACCCGCGACGAAATCAACGCAGAAAACCTCCGAGTTGACCAGCAATGACAACCTGCCGCTGAGCGAGCAGGCGTTCCTAGCCAGGACCCCCGACGATGCGGTCCTGGTCAGAAATGCCGTCAAGGGGCACATCCTGGGCGTTCAGCTCGAACCCAAAGCCATGCTCGACACCATGTATGAGTTATCTCAGCGAATCGTGGCCTGTGCCGACGTGGCGTATCTTCAGGGGCAGGTGGCACTGCGCGAGCAGATGGAGGACGCCAAGCTCGATCCCGTCTGCTACGCAGATTTCCCCACCCAAAGGGACCTGGCCGCCGCCCGTGACCGACTGAGGAATCTCTAGACCGATGGTTTCTGTTGACCCGAGTGGACTGGTCTCGGCAGCACAACGGATCACCGCCGCGCTGTCGGAGCTGACAACAGCCAACCCCGAGCATCCTCCACTGGCCGCTGATCCGGCGTCGGTCGGCGCTGCGGGCAGGCTGACCACTGCGGGCAGCACCTTGGCCAGCGTCCTGGTCGAACAGGCGGCAGGGCTAGCCGCCACCGCCGAGCAGCTGGCCAACGTCGCGGCGGGTTTCACCGCCAAAGACGCGGCCAATGCGACCAAAATCTCCAGCCTCAACACCGCCAGTGAGGGCGCCGCCGTGTCGGGTTGGGCGCCCCCGTCGCCGCCGGTCCCTCCCGACGCGCGTCCAGTGCTGGCCGCGCCACCTGCGGCGCCCGCCGAGATCATCTCCAATGCGGTGCACTCCGGTGACCCCGCCAGCGGTGAAGCGTTCATCTCTGGATGGCGCCAGGTCGCCGGCTCGGCCCGCGACGCCTCAGCCGCGGTACGGTCGGTCGCCGATAGTCTCCCCGACAATTGGGATAGCCCGGTGGCCACCGACGTGGTGCGCGGGCACCTGATCAAATACGCCAATGCGTTGGAAACCTCCGGCCAGCGCGCCGAGACGGTCGCCGAGCAGGCCAATCGCCATGCTCAAGAGGTCGCTCAGGCCCGCAGCGACATTCCGAGTCCGGACGCGTTTCAAGCGATGAACCACCAGCTGCAGACGTTGGCGCAGGCTAACGCGCAGACCGGCGGCATGTACGCGGTGCCGCTGGCCAACGCGGTGGAGCAGAAAGCTCAGATGGAGGCCCAAACCGCGCAAGGCTTCGGCGGCTACTACGCCACCACAGAGGCCACCACCGCCGGTGAGGTTGATCTGGACGGTGACGGTATCCCCGACGTTCCCGCCGACGAGGCGGCTGCCGCGGCGGCAGCGGGGGAAGGAACGGGTCTGCCGGGCGAAGCGACGCCGGGAGAGCCCGGGTCACAGGATATGGCCGGTCAGCTGGCCTCGATGCTTCCCAGCATGATCCCCACGGTTCTCGGGGCGGCCGGGGGACTGTTGGGCGGCGCGATGTCATCGGTGATGAAGGCGCCCGAATCGCTGATTCAGGCCGGAACGCAGGCGATGGGTGCGGCTACTCAAGGGCTGTCGGGGTTGATGCAACCCGAGCTCGACGACATCGGCACCGAGGACCTGGGCCTAGATGATGCGCCGCTCGATGACATGAGCGGCTTCGGCGGCGGTGGCGGCGGGATGACGTCGCCGGCCTCCGGCGGGGCACCGTCGACGCCGCCGGTGATGCCCTCCACGGGCCCCAACCCCACCCCGCCAACCTTGCCCACCGGTGGATCGCTGCCTCCACCGGTGAGCCCCACGATGGGCCCGGGCGGCGGCATGATGCCGATGGGAGGCATGCCGATGGCCGGCATGCCAGGGGGTGCGGGCCAGGGCGGCGGGGCCGACGAACGCAATGCAAAGCCCAAACAGGTTGTGG
This region of Mycolicibacterium gilvum genomic DNA includes:
- a CDS encoding DUF4226 domain-containing protein — its product is MTDARKFDELVSWHAKPVAGVGMGWDPGWRADGGAFAPNISPSDPYWNTVLDKAQAAYGDPGMRFNTSDPSADRYLVFSDGTRVPTDGSLAYRDNGNTYVMNSDGSVSLLGGDGKAGQPFFPEFRRNEAGQYVPVNAQGQQVAPLASSYVDDPATGKRTYYNANGDVVGSERRPATPPPGSQPGVATDEQQSGRTADAVRKLHDEMKDRYSQLSEAEGKLTEAMLSARTTTAEGQQKLNDIQQKIVEAVNNPAMSLDTPAGEQAFLKFLRSQVAAIGEVLQSGTLTAEDQAKAASALAALYDMDGASPDTGSETPTDPNAQPGPATPAPAPPVSDPALADPALTDAGLGPMEPMPDPMLSDLGMGGPMGADPLAGLASALPAAMGAFPPGGGLGGGSPLDALTGAAAPLAGLASQLGEQARREEPDPSAESDKEKDQDDELDEDKDEHDHAPEPVPGETPSTTPQSGTPPEPVPAGTPGEGAPPAAPGPPPPPPTAITLPDGSTANARTPELAQAVKAHLDGKPLEEAYREQHLELPPPGTPVTAPVDPSRLSAGMLAVFNDHYAVALSSVKALQDGQVVPASMIASSPGFLGWLDPSAVGAPAPTPAPTPVPIPPASPATDPANPAPLASAPVPTPIG
- a CDS encoding type VII secretion target, translated to MTDPIHIDPQVMRTVANQHDDVADQIAPAREASAEILAAVNTFGPIMHQFKSAVSDLMINRDAALLHHEHTHRSAAIGLRREAANFVTRDEINAENLRVDQQ
- a CDS encoding DUF2694 family protein, which encodes MTSNDNLPLSEQAFLARTPDDAVLVRNAVKGHILGVQLEPKAMLDTMYELSQRIVACADVAYLQGQVALREQMEDAKLDPVCYADFPTQRDLAAARDRLRNL
- a CDS encoding PPE domain-containing protein, with translation MVSVDPSGLVSAAQRITAALSELTTANPEHPPLAADPASVGAAGRLTTAGSTLASVLVEQAAGLAATAEQLANVAAGFTAKDAANATKISSLNTASEGAAVSGWAPPSPPVPPDARPVLAAPPAAPAEIISNAVHSGDPASGEAFISGWRQVAGSARDASAAVRSVADSLPDNWDSPVATDVVRGHLIKYANALETSGQRAETVAEQANRHAQEVAQARSDIPSPDAFQAMNHQLQTLAQANAQTGGMYAVPLANAVEQKAQMEAQTAQGFGGYYATTEATTAGEVDLDGDGIPDVPADEAAAAAAAGEGTGLPGEATPGEPGSQDMAGQLASMLPSMIPTVLGAAGGLLGGAMSSVMKAPESLIQAGTQAMGAATQGLSGLMQPELDDIGTEDLGLDDAPLDDMSGFGGGGGGMTSPASGGAPSTPPVMPSTGPNPTPPTLPTGGSLPPPVSPTMGPGGGMMPMGGMPMAGMPGGAGQGGGADERNAKPKQVVGKDLPHTESVTGKVTADRIAVSSTAPDRKDDDPPPNDDAPQRSSAPLIRRITTVAPKDGA